CCCAGAGGAAAAAACAGACTTAATGTCTCGCGTAGTTGAGTTTGCCTTAGCTTCCCAGAAACAGAGAGCCGCCTAATGATAAAGCATTCGACTTCTAATCACCCCAACGTCCATCATCTGATCGATAAGCTTTGTGTGGTGATTCCAATGAAATCACCAACGCGTTCTAAACAACGTTTGGTCGGTAGTTTGTCGGATTCGTCTCGCGAAAGTCTGTCTTTGACCTTGTTTCAAAACACCTTGGCATTTTTTAAGCGGCACTTTCCAATGCTGGATGTGCTGGTGGTGAGCGAATCGCTTGATGTGCTTAGTCTTGCTCAATCCTATGAAACAAATACTTTGTTTGATGACGGATCGAAAGGGTTAAACGGCGCGCTGGATTTTGCTTGCGATTGGGTAAAGCAATCTGGATACGACAGTCAACTTATTGTGCCCAGTGATATTGCAGTACTAGATTATCAAGAGATTACCTCGTTAATCGCCGCGATTAATGAGGCGCAAGTGGTGATTGCAGTAGCCAAAGATGGTGGCACGAATGCGTTGTTGACCTCGCCACCTGATGCCATCGATTTTCAATACGGTTATGAATCGGCGTCGGCCCACAAAGCCAATGCGCTGAATAATCGTTTGGTTTGTCGCAGTTTACATTTCGACAACCTTGCCTTGGATATTGATCACAGCGAAGACCTTCAAATGGCGGTGATACGCCAACCTAAGCGGTTTAAAGCATGGAAAGAACCTTCTCTATTACCCATTAAGGAGCATCATTATGCCTGATTCTATGAGCATGTTTCGTCTAATGGGATTACCGGATTTTCAAGTAGGCGATGATTTAGCGAAAAGCATTATTGACACCTTAATCACGCAAAACCAAACCCTTATGGAAGGTGATATTTTGGTGATTGCGCACAAAGTGGTCTCTAAAAGCGAAGGGGCTTGCGCCTATTTAGACGAGATCACACCCAGTGAAGAAGCGATCGAACTGGCAAAAACTGTTAATAAAGACCCACGTAAAGTGGAAGTCATTTTATCTCAGTCTAATCGCATAGTTCGAGCGATGAAACGACCTGATCAAGAAGAAGGCGTGCTGATCGCCGAGCATAAAAACGGTTACATCTGCGCCAATGCAGCGGTGGATGAATCCAATGCGGATCATCCAGGACAGCTTATTTTATTACCCGAAGACCCTGACAAAAGCGCGCGTGAACTTTGCCTCGTCTTAGAAAAACACTTTGGCTGTGCGTTAGGGGTGGTGATCAGCGATACCTTTGGTCGTCCTTGGCGACTGGGGCAAACCAACGTAGCGATTGGTTTAGCCAATGTGCCTGGGGTGATGTACATGTTGGGCGAAGAAGACGCCTTTGGACGACCTTTGAGTGTGACCGCGCCTGCGTTCGCCGACGAGCTCGCCGCCGCGTCGGGTTTATTGATGGAGAAAAGCGCTAAATCTCCGGTGATTATTTTCCGTGGCTTATCTTGGCCAAAAACAGACAGCTCCAGCCGCGATCTTATTCGTGCTCACAATGAGGATCTCTTTCGATGAAAGCAACGATGAAAAAAGCGATCAAAACAGCAATGACTGAATCAATGGGAAAAATGGTGGAAAAACTATGAATGACGCTACAAATAAAGTCGCCATCATTGGCGGAACGGGCCCACAAGGCAAAGGTCTTGCACTGCGTTTGGCACAAGCTGGCGTGAGTGTGGTGTTGGGTTCTCGTGATCCAGCGAAAGCACAAGAAACCGCGCTGCAATTGGTGAGTACCTTGGCAGAATTGGATTGTCAGGCGGACATTACGGGTATGTCGATGGAAGACGCGACCAACGCCGCAGACAGTCTTGTCATCTTGTCGGTTCCTTATGCAGGTCACGACGCAACATTGACTAAGCTTGCGCCTTTACTGGTCGGCAAAGTCTTGGTCGACATTGTCGTACCCTTGGCACCGGGTAATCCGAAAGCCGTGGTCATGCCAGAAGCAGGTTCGGTAACGGAATCGGCTCAGTTGTTATTGGGCGATGCTATACCTGTCGTGGGTGCGTTGCATAACGTGTCGGCGATTACCTTGAACGATCTTTCTCGTTCTATTAATTGCGATATCTTGGTGTGCGGCAATGACCTAAATGCGAAGAAGCAAGTGATGGCATTGATCGAAAAAATGGGCACCAAAGCTTATAACGCAGGCCTTGCAGAAAGTGCTCGTTGTATCGAAGCGCTAACGCCGATTCTGATTCGTTTGAATATCTCGAAAGACGTGCCGTTCAGTCATGCGGGTATACGTATTTGTCCTCCAGACGAGCATTAATTAACCACTGTGCTCGGCACATCGTGACAAGTTGTTTAGTTATTCGGTTGTTTTAAAAATTAGAAAACTATTAAAAGTATAATCATAAGAGGAACACATCATGGAATTTGGTATCACGTTTAAGGGTTTTGTAAGCCCAGATCGCGCTCGTAACTTGGTTCGTCAGGCAGAAGCCGCCGGTTTTACTTATTGCTGGTTTTACGATTCACACATTTTATGGCGCGAATCCTTTGTTGCGATGGCAATGTGTATGGAACACACCACAAAAATGCGTTTTGGTCCTTGTGTCACCAACCCAAACATTCGCGATTGGTCATTGGCTGCCAGCTTATACGCAAGCTTGGCGCATCAAAGTAAGGGGCGTTTTGACATTGGCCTTGGACGTGGTGATTCGTCTATGCGTGTTATGGGCAAGAAACCGGCAACCATCGCGCGCCTTACGGAATTCACCACCAAGGTAAAAGCCATGGTTCGGGGTGACGAAGTAGAATACGGCGAATGCCCAGAGCCAGTGAAATTACCTTGGGCAACAGGCTATGAACTGCCTGTTTGGATTGGCGCGTACGGACCAAAAGCCTTAGCGGCGGCAGGAGAAGTAGGTGACGGTTTGATTCTACAAATAGGTGATCCTGCTTTGGTAAAATGGTTTAGAGACCAAGCGGTTGCCGCAGGTGAAG
This genomic stretch from Marinomonas primoryensis harbors:
- the cofC gene encoding 2-phospho-L-lactate guanylyltransferase, with translation MIKHSTSNHPNVHHLIDKLCVVIPMKSPTRSKQRLVGSLSDSSRESLSLTLFQNTLAFFKRHFPMLDVLVVSESLDVLSLAQSYETNTLFDDGSKGLNGALDFACDWVKQSGYDSQLIVPSDIAVLDYQEITSLIAAINEAQVVIAVAKDGGTNALLTSPPDAIDFQYGYESASAHKANALNNRLVCRSLHFDNLALDIDHSEDLQMAVIRQPKRFKAWKEPSLLPIKEHHYA
- the cofE gene encoding coenzyme F420-0:L-glutamate ligase, which gives rise to MPDSMSMFRLMGLPDFQVGDDLAKSIIDTLITQNQTLMEGDILVIAHKVVSKSEGACAYLDEITPSEEAIELAKTVNKDPRKVEVILSQSNRIVRAMKRPDQEEGVLIAEHKNGYICANAAVDESNADHPGQLILLPEDPDKSARELCLVLEKHFGCALGVVISDTFGRPWRLGQTNVAIGLANVPGVMYMLGEEDAFGRPLSVTAPAFADELAAASGLLMEKSAKSPVIIFRGLSWPKTDSSSRDLIRAHNEDLFR
- the npdG gene encoding NADPH-dependent F420 reductase; translated protein: MNDATNKVAIIGGTGPQGKGLALRLAQAGVSVVLGSRDPAKAQETALQLVSTLAELDCQADITGMSMEDATNAADSLVILSVPYAGHDATLTKLAPLLVGKVLVDIVVPLAPGNPKAVVMPEAGSVTESAQLLLGDAIPVVGALHNVSAITLNDLSRSINCDILVCGNDLNAKKQVMALIEKMGTKAYNAGLAESARCIEALTPILIRLNISKDVPFSHAGIRICPPDEH
- a CDS encoding TIGR03842 family LLM class F420-dependent oxidoreductase, whose amino-acid sequence is MEFGITFKGFVSPDRARNLVRQAEAAGFTYCWFYDSHILWRESFVAMAMCMEHTTKMRFGPCVTNPNIRDWSLAASLYASLAHQSKGRFDIGLGRGDSSMRVMGKKPATIARLTEFTTKVKAMVRGDEVEYGECPEPVKLPWATGYELPVWIGAYGPKALAAAGEVGDGLILQIGDPALVKWFRDQAVAAGEAAGRDMSNFKVQAAAPAYFGDMDYCIEHTKWFPAMVGNHVADIVEKYGADSGLVPKSLTDYIENRKGYDYSKHGQSDNPFLDFITEDIIKSFCVLGTVEDHITRIKDLEAAGTTQFNIYLDNGDEEEIIAKYGREIIPVFNGEK